The following are from one region of the Fusarium keratoplasticum isolate Fu6.1 chromosome 4, whole genome shotgun sequence genome:
- a CDS encoding TRNA N6-adenosine threonylcarbamoyltransferase, mitochondrial encodes MNYSAQPQLPPYPPPYTAAQPRVQEDWEDWEDDDHAAPTHTGEQASTDFTPAHRVSSRTSKLYGQRSSRVSAARAIRVKSRQRQKAQNAKAGIKLITDMSTFRRQTNFGHTRHTPVGRTGRFVDAAALRALEGEPNSASVGNWNWFKRGKDQSPATASPQLLSAQSGRTLDQKLSPDDRPIVIGISLSSEEANGSVGGYNTSPTPIETPHPEPPQQQPAPGHLAAPAPTSKPLPTPAQQKSVWSPDTPDTASSFSTIRYASSIYSQFPVPPDSDAPPVPAVPENFKKAQNNRHVSIDMGGNAPEESDSGTPCTLFEEDGTSSPQKQLKAKSPGVTPDSAGSKTRGWWDHHVVTPFMDKRLTFTTALKQTFESPKDSRIDEWWNKVEDKPQPKQTQNPNSNPNLYLTPNLLLGPFQTPIVKEPIPRRTPSPRIESIAESSSGPSTARSSPVPNATSSIVKPRIVITSEVISEQPPPYSPPPKKTEGTPIKYAAVLPPGHALQTQFPPSPGPTSPGPMSPGLASTMSSQRGTRLQEVPLTPAPRENIRDNIRLSQMPLPTRPIGTFVPQEHSLADGGEMTKVERTRRRHEKEEVVARRLGGFWRGRGCIPKEGCFGRTGREGRKRRRVWMIVVGVVIALMILAITLGVVLSRPHHKKELPSIWVNLTDFPPMPTGGLTVVGPDNVVAKSGCTEPSTMWSCALPKEQHKSVAPYKPTQPTIMMQIQWDNSTRNEWKVPNGDPPSLKHRRSMGIAARASSLIRERQTSDFEPSPDQPNFQEMWFLGNTTDDIKSKEKAGEATPFYISLVDSIETEETKELVKRDSSPEVKVNLTDALPPPELDEDGKPKPAVLLPKPVQQPVRLYDRGLPTEHYGFYTYFKRTIYLKSVTVLNKTDEGDIPLDEDGGCGETEADFLTTWSETRLLVQIWTRKLASNTSSLLEPKGMGSIDGSKELIRPGTMPYPVTVTMDTHGGDRGKKFVWAWPINNRQQVDEDNPKLLANNIAYGGTWINKRSDGDEKFGGFDGGTGGCKCQWVNWV; translated from the coding sequence ATGAACTATTCCGCACAGCCTCAACTCCCACCTTACCCTCCTCCCTATACAGCAGCCCAACCGCGAGTACAGGAGGACTGGGAAGACTGGGAGGACGATGACCACGCCGCGCCAACCCACACCGGCGAGCAGGCCTCGACCGACTTCACCCCGGCGCATCGCGTATCATCTCGAACTTCCAAGCTTTACGGACAACGATCATCGAGAGTCTCCGCTGCTAGAGCCATACGAGTCAAGTCTCGACAACGCCAGAAGGCCCAAAATGCCAAGGCAGGTATCAAGCTCATTACAGACATGTCTACTTTCCGACGCCAGACCAACTTCGGCCATACCAGACACACACCAGTGGGCCGTACTGGGAGGTTCGTCGATGCTGCTGCCCTGAGGGCTCTGGAAGGAGAGCCAAACTCGGCTTCAGTAGGAAACTGGAACTGGTTCAAGAGGGGCAAGGATCAAAGCCCAGCGACCGCCTCGCCTCAACTACTATCGGCCCAGTCAGGACGAACTTTGGATCAAAAGCTCTCACCAGATGACCGACCCATCGTGATTGGCATTTCTCTTTCGTCTGAAGAGGCGAATGGTTCCGTGGGAGGCTACAATACTTCGCCGACCCCTATCGAGACTCCTCACCCCGAACCTCCTCAGCAACAACCAGCGCCTGGCCACCTcgctgctcctgctcctaCTTCCAAGCCATTGCCGACTCCTGCCCAACAAAAGTCAGTATGGTCGCCTGATACTCCCGATACTGCCTCATCGTTCAGCACGATCCGCTATGCTTCGAGCATCTATTCGCAATTCCCAGTCCCCCCCGATAGCGACGCTCCTCCAGTACCAGCGGTTCCAGAAAACTTCAAGAAGGCACAAAACAATCGGCATGTTAGCATCGACATGGGCGGTAACGCTCCCGAGGAATCGGATAGCGGTACCCCCTGTACCCTCTTTGAAGAGGATGGAACCTCAAGCCCACAGAAACAGTTGAAGGCCAAGTCACCAGGGGTGACACCCGACAGCGCTGGTTCAAAGACTCGCGGGTGGTGGGATCATCATGTTGTCACTCCCTTCATGGACAAGAGGCTCACCTTCACGACCGCTTTGAAGCAGACCTTTGAATCACCCAAAGATAGTCGCATTGACGAGTGGTGGAATAAGGTTGAGGACAAGCCCCAGCCGAAACAAACCCAAAACCCGAATTCGAACCCAAACCTGTACCTCACACCGAACCTGCTGCTTGGTCCGTTCCAGACAcccatcgtcaaggagccTATACCACGTCGAACACCCTCGCCTCGTATCGAAAGCATAGCCGAGTCTTCTTCTGGCCCTTCAACCGCTCGGTCATCTCCAGTCCCCAACGCAACCTCGAGCATTGTGAAGCCGCGGATTGTCATCACGTCAGAGGTTATCTCTGAGCAGCCACCCCCATACTCGCCTCCGCCAAAGAAGACTGAAGGCACGCCGATCAAGTACGCAGCTGTACTGCCACCTGGACATGCTCTTCAGACCCAGTTCCCACCATCCCCCGGACCTACGTCCCCTGGGCCCATGTCTCCCGGTCTTGCCTCAACCATGTCTTCTCAAAGGGGTACTCGTTTGCAAGAAGTCCCATTGACGCCTGCTCCCCGCGAGAACATCCGGGACAATATTCGACTCTCGCAGATGCCGCTCCCAACACGGCCAATTGGAACCTTTGTACCCCAAGAACACTCGCTCGCTGATGGGGGGGAAATGACCAAGGTTGAGCGCACACGACGTCGAcacgagaaggaggaggtggtAGCCCGACGCTTGGGTGGCTTCTGGAGGGGTAGGGGATGTATCCCCAAGGAGGGCTGCTTTGGTCGAACTGGTCGGGAGGGACGCAAACGTCGACGAGTTTGGATGATTGTGGTTGGAGTCGTCATTGCTCTGATGATTCTGGCCATCACACTGGGAGTCGTTTTGAGCCGCCCCCATCACAAGAAGGAACTCCCCTCGATTTGGGTCAACCTGACAGATTTCCCTCCCATGCCCACAGGAGGTCTGACGGTGGTTGGACCAGACAACGTTGTGGCCAAGTCTGGCTGCACTGAGCCCTCGACCATGTGGAGCTGTGCTCTCCCAAAGGAGCAGCACAAGTCGGTTGCCCCTTACAAGCCTACCCAGCCGACCATCATGATGCAGATCCAGTGGGACAACAGTACACGCAATGAGTGGAAGGTTCCTAACGGAGACCCCCCTTCACTCAAGCACCGCCGAAGTATGGGGATCGCGGCGCGTGCGAGCAGCTTGATCCGAGAGCGACAGACATCCGACTTTGAACCCAGCCCTGACCAGCCAAACTTTCAGGAGATGTGGTTCTTGGGCAACACGACTGACGATATCAAATCGAAGGAGAAGGCAGGTGAGGCAACGCCTTTCTACATCAGTCTGGTAGATTCCATTGAGACggaggagaccaaggagctGGTTAAGCGTGATAGCTCGCCGGAAGTCAAGGTCAACCTGACGGACGCTCTCCCGCCGCCTGAGCTAGATGAAGACGGCAAACCCAAGCCAGCTGTGTTGCTGCCAAAGCCTGTGCAGCAACCGGTGCGGCTCTACGACCGTGGTCTCCCCACGGAGCACTACGGGTTCTACACGTACTTCAAGCGAACCATCTACCTGAAATCGGTAACGGTTCTCAACAAAACTGATGAGGGTGACATTCCattggatgaggatggcggctGCGGGGAAACTGAGGCCGATTTCCTTACTACTTGGAGCGAGACACGGCTGCTGGTTCAAATCTGGACACGCAAGCTCGCAAGCAACACATCGTCGCTACTCGAGCCTAAAGGCATGGGTAGCATCGATGGTtccaaggagctcatccGGCCAGGCACAATGCCGTACCCGGTGACGGTGACTATGGATACCCACGGCGGGGATCGGGGGAAGAAGTTTGTGTGGGCGTGGCCGATTAACAACCGGCAGCAGGTAGATGAGGACAATCCCAAGTTGCTGGCCAACAACATTGCGTACGGTGGAACATGGATCAACAAGCGATCAGACGGAGACGAGAAGTTTGGCGGATTCGACGGCGGGACCGGAGGATGCAAATGCCAATGGGTAAACTGGGTGTGA